The genomic region CGGACGGCGCCACCGCGTCTGCCAGCGGCGCAATCGGCAGCCCCTTGCGCCGCATCATCACCCACACCGCGAGTGCGCCAAGCGCCACTGCCCCGATGATGCCGAGACCGCCCGCCGTGATGTTGAACGCTTGCCAGGGGTTTTTCCCCTCACCGAAGTACTTCTGGTGGTCCGTGATCACGTGGTAGAGCCGCCCACCGATGATGCCGGCGGGAATGATCACAATTGCGGCGTCCCACACCGTCTCCGGGTTGCCGCCGCGCGCTTTGTAGCGGCGCAGCGATATCGCTATCGCGACGATGATGCCGGTGATGATGCACAGAGCGTAGGCGCGAATCGGGATGGGACCGATATGCCACACGCCCTGCGGCGGCGAGGGGATGTTGGCCAAATTCAGCGTTTGCACGCCACTTAGTGTGCCACCTACCGCCGAGACGGGCACGCAGGATGCTGTCCCGCCGTGGCCAGCGAGCGTGTCGCCGAAAGCACATCTCCCGCCGCCATCACCGCTTCCGCGGCGAGCACCGCGTCGGCGCCGCACGAAGCGGCGTTGATCAGATCGCGCGGGGTGGACACGCCGCCCAAGCTGATCTTGATTACCTCGCTAGGCAGCCCCGGGGCAATCTCTGCGAACGCGTTGCGGTTCAAGTCGTTGGTGTCGAAGCTCCAGGAGTTCACCGCCACCACAGTCACCCCGGCACGCAACGCGCGGTCCGCCTCTTCCGGGCTGCGCACTTCCGCCACAGCGGCCATGCCGAGGGACTCGGCCCGGTCCAGCAGCGCCTCAAAACGAGCCTGGTCCAAAATGCCCACCTGCAGCGGGATCGCGTCCGCGCCGTAGCAGCGGGCCTCGTGGATCTGGTACGGGTCCACAATCACGTCGCGGCACACCATGGGCAGCTCCACCGCTTCCCTAGCCTCGGCCATGTCCGCGAGGGAGCCGTCGAAACGCAGCCGCTCCGTCTGGCACGCAATCAGGTGCGCTCCGCCAGCCTCGATGTCCTGCGCCAGCGTGGTCACGGGCGCGTAGCCTGCGCCGGTGGGGCCGAAGACTGGGGAGTTTCGCTTAATCTCCACGATCACGCTGCAGCCGTGACGCAAAAGCGCCGCCCGAGCGTCTCGGGTCGGCGCCATATCGCGCGAACGCGCTTTGATCTCTTTGAAGGAAACGGCGGCCTCACGCTTCGCAACGTCGCTGAGCACACCAGCGACAACGTCGTCGAGTGTGCCCGGTGCCGGCATGGCTACCTCCAAGTCGAAAGGGGCCCTGGCCTATCCCAGATAAGGCTAGCCGGTGGCCTATCTGGAGCGGAAATCCGGTCCACCCTCGCCGCCGCGCGGATCCGTCGGGTCGATATCGGCGCTGATCGCGTCCCACAGCACCCGGCCGGACTGGGGGTCTTCCTCCAAATCCTCGCGCACCTTCTCCCGGCGCACCGCTTCTTTTTCGTATTTGTTCTGCCTCGGCGAATCGGTGCCCGGGCGAGAAATCAGCACCACGCCGCCGATCACACCGAGCAGCGCCGCCAGCAGCGTCAGTGCGGGCCCGAGCGGCTGCACGGCGGTGGAGGTGATTTCCGCCCACTCCGCAATCGCCGGGGTGGAATTCGCCTGCTGGGCCTGATCCGCACCGGCAGTGAGCAACGCGTGGACGCGCTCCGGGTCCGCGCCCGAGACGAACAGCTGGACCGCGGGGAGAGCCAATCCGACGGACGCCGCGGCGCAGATGGCGCCGACGACGCGGCGGCCAAAGCGTCGCAAAGCAAACGCTGCGACCATGCCAGCGATGAGCAACACCGCCACCGCGGTGGTCTCCGTGGACCAATCCGTGCCGTTGACAGTGGCGGACCCGCCGCCGGAGATGTCGTCGAGGTAGTCGGCGCGCACCCAGTCCATCCGGGAGGCGGCCCAGGTCAGCGCCCCAGCGACACCCAGCGTCGCGGCGCCTGCACGCGCCGCTTTCTTGTCGGGGGTTGCGCTCGCTGTAGTCATCGCTGCTCCTTCTTGCTCGCGTCCTTGTGCACTGCGCCAAAAGCACCCATCACCGCGGCGTGCGCCTTGGCGGTGCCAACCACGGCCCCGGTTGATCCGGGGTGCCACTCGGTGCCGTCTCCGGCGGTTGCCACGGCGCCGGCGCTGCGCGCAAGCAGGATGCCGGCGGCGTTGTCCCACACGTTCGGCGAAAAACTCACCGCGGCCTGGTAGATCCCCTGCGCCACGAAGGCGAGGTCGATGCCCACCGAGCCGCTGATGCGGGGCCGCAGGTGCGCCCGGGCCAACTCCCCGACCAGCTGCAGGCGCCGGTGCGACGGCATGTCGTCGGTGCCACGGGAAAATAGCGAACCGATCCCCACGTGCGGCGCCGTATCAGAGACTCGGATGGGCGGCAGCGCACGGCCGTTGAGGTGCACCGGCTCGCCGTCGGTTGCCGTGAGCCTCATGCCCAAAAGCGGCGCGTCCACCACCGCCACCACCGGTTGGCCCTCCACCAGCAAGGACACCAAAATGGCGCAGTTCGGGTTCCCCGTGGAGTAGTTCGACGTGCCGTCGATGGGGTCGACCACCCAACACGCGTGCTCATCCAGTGCGCCTCCCTGCTCTTCGCCGTACACACCGATGCCGGTATCCCGGGTGAGATGTGTGCGCAGGAGTTTTTCCACCGCGATGTCGGCGGCGGTGGCGAAGTCACCGGAGGTTTTGTGCAATGCCGGGGCGGCGCCGAGTTCGTTGACGAAGATCTCGCGGGCAGCGTCAACTGCCGCCTCCGCGGCGTGCAGGCTCCCCGTCACATCGTTCATCGCTACTGCCCCAGGCGCGCAATCCAGTTGCTAAGCACTGCCGCGCCGGCGTCGCCGGATGCTTCGGGGTGGAACCGCACGGCGCACAGCGGGCCGTTTTCTACAGCCGCCAGCACACCCTCGGCCCAGCTCAGCGTCGGGTACGCGATGAACTCGTCTTCGGTGAGTTCGAAGTTGCGTGCGCCGGTGGCAGCATCGAAGACGAACTCGTGCGAGCCGGACAGCAGTCGCGAGCCTTCCGCCGCCTGAACCGTTGCGCGCTCAACGGGAGCTGCGAGCTTTGCGACGTCCCCCGGCCACTCCCCGAACCCGGCCTTCCCGTCCGCACCGCGCTCGAACAGCGCATCCATCGCCGCACCGACCGCGAGCACGGGGCGCGATCCCGCCAGGCGCTGGCCGACAATGCGCCCCGTCTGCGCCGCGTGCAGCGCGCGCAACGCCTCCGCCGCGTCGCCGTCCGCCGCGAGCACGAGCCCGTCGGCCGCGACAGCTTCAGCGGGATCGTCGGTAATTACCGCGTTCGCCCCCTGCGCACGCAAAGCGGCGCGCACCTTCTCAACGGCCTGGTTTGCGCCCGCAAAAGGGTCGAACACGGCCACTGCGGGGGCTGCCAGGCTGGCGGTCTTCTCGCTCATGGGTGCGTAGTTTAGCCGTCGCCGGACCTACTGGCGCTTGCGCGGGTAGCGCCGCGGCGCCTGCACTGCCTTGAGTCGGGCGGAGAGGTTGTTGACCTCCACCACGCGGTGCCGGCCCAGCTGCCGATCCAGCAAAGTGATGGCCAGACCAATGGTGATCACGCCGGACGCGATGCCGAACACCGGCGCGAACGCCATCTGGGCCACCAACATGCCGTAGAAGGTCGAACCTAAACCTGTGCCGCCGTCGAAGCCGATGTTCCAGATCGCAGATGCCTCGGACGTCTTATGGCGAGGCAGACGGTAGAACAGCAGCGTCAGCGCCTCGTTTTGCACGCCGCCGAATCCAGCGCCGTAAAACAGCGCGGCAATGAGCATGGTCCAAGCGGGCAGCTCCATGGCCAAGATCATGGCCATCAGCGCAACACCCACGGCGGCGAGGATCTGGAACGGAATGATCACAGAGCCCGGGTACCCGCGACGGTCCATAATCCGGCCGGCCACGTAGCGCGACACCATGGCGGCAAAGTTGAGCACCGCGAGCATCACGCCCGCAAGCGTGGCACCGGAGACCGGATCGAGCTCTCGCATGGACACCGGCAGGAAGTTGGTGATTGCGCCGTACGCGGTGGTAACGAACATCAATGCGAGCGCTGGCACGAGCGCCAGGTGCCACATAGGAACGCGCACGCTCTGCTGCGATTCCGCGTCCGGGTCCGCCGGCGGAATCGGGGGGATAGCCATGCACGCCACCAACGAGATTGCGCCGATGGATGTGGCGATGACGTAGACCCAGTTGTAGCCGATGACTTCCACCAGGGCGAGGCCGGACGGCAGCGCCACCATCTGCGCCAGGCCCACCACCATGCCGAAGATGCCCGTGGCGCTGCCTAACAGGCGCAACGGCACCAGCTCGGCGATGATGGCGGCCTCTGCAACGGACAACGCGCCGAAGCCGATGCCGCGGATCGCGCTGACGGTCAGCAGCGGCACCGCATCCATCCCGATCATGTAGCCCAGCGCCGGAATGCCCAACAGCAGCGACGCGATGGCGAGGACCCAGCCGAAGCCGAACGTCTTGAGCGCCTTCGGGGTGAACATCTGGGTGATCACGGTGGCGAACA from Corynebacterium fournieri harbors:
- a CDS encoding indole-3-glycerol phosphate synthase TrpC, which produces MPAPGTLDDVVAGVLSDVAKREAAVSFKEIKARSRDMAPTRDARAALLRHGCSVIVEIKRNSPVFGPTGAGYAPVTTLAQDIEAGGAHLIACQTERLRFDGSLADMAEAREAVELPMVCRDVIVDPYQIHEARCYGADAIPLQVGILDQARFEALLDRAESLGMAAVAEVRSPEEADRALRAGVTVVAVNSWSFDTNDLNRNAFAEIAPGLPSEVIKISLGGVSTPRDLINAASCGADAVLAAEAVMAAGDVLSATRSLATAGQHPACPSRR
- a CDS encoding TIGR02234 family membrane protein, with the translated sequence MTTASATPDKKAARAGAATLGVAGALTWAASRMDWVRADYLDDISGGGSATVNGTDWSTETTAVAVLLIAGMVAAFALRRFGRRVVGAICAAASVGLALPAVQLFVSGADPERVHALLTAGADQAQQANSTPAIAEWAEITSTAVQPLGPALTLLAALLGVIGGVVLISRPGTDSPRQNKYEKEAVRREKVREDLEEDPQSGRVLWDAISADIDPTDPRGGEGGPDFRSR
- a CDS encoding inositol monophosphatase family protein, which produces MNDVTGSLHAAEAAVDAAREIFVNELGAAPALHKTSGDFATAADIAVEKLLRTHLTRDTGIGVYGEEQGGALDEHACWVVDPIDGTSNYSTGNPNCAILVSLLVEGQPVVAVVDAPLLGMRLTATDGEPVHLNGRALPPIRVSDTAPHVGIGSLFSRGTDDMPSHRRLQLVGELARAHLRPRISGSVGIDLAFVAQGIYQAAVSFSPNVWDNAAGILLARSAGAVATAGDGTEWHPGSTGAVVGTAKAHAAVMGAFGAVHKDASKKEQR
- a CDS encoding imidazole glycerol phosphate synthase subunit HisH → MSEKTASLAAPAVAVFDPFAGANQAVEKVRAALRAQGANAVITDDPAEAVAADGLVLAADGDAAEALRALHAAQTGRIVGQRLAGSRPVLAVGAAMDALFERGADGKAGFGEWPGDVAKLAAPVERATVQAAEGSRLLSGSHEFVFDAATGARNFELTEDEFIAYPTLSWAEGVLAAVENGPLCAVRFHPEASGDAGAAVLSNWIARLGQ
- a CDS encoding MFS transporter, whose translation is MAWSNPPLTRGEVESLTNVWRARGLIPVLVAVASAFAAWALLLPVVPTAVIDAGQPASLAGLSTGVFMFATVITQMFTPKALKTFGFGWVLAIASLLLGIPALGYMIGMDAVPLLTVSAIRGIGFGALSVAEAAIIAELVPLRLLGSATGIFGMVVGLAQMVALPSGLALVEVIGYNWVYVIATSIGAISLVACMAIPPIPPADPDAESQQSVRVPMWHLALVPALALMFVTTAYGAITNFLPVSMRELDPVSGATLAGVMLAVLNFAAMVSRYVAGRIMDRRGYPGSVIIPFQILAAVGVALMAMILAMELPAWTMLIAALFYGAGFGGVQNEALTLLFYRLPRHKTSEASAIWNIGFDGGTGLGSTFYGMLVAQMAFAPVFGIASGVITIGLAITLLDRQLGRHRVVEVNNLSARLKAVQAPRRYPRKRQ